A segment of the Flavobacteriales bacterium genome:
TCGATGCGCACCAAACCACAGGTGGGCATGTTGGCCGGTCCTTCGCTCGCGAAGTATTCCACCACTTCCGTGAAGCCGGGGTTGTGCCCGAAGAGCATGACGCGATCGGCATCGTCGGGCAAGTTGGCCACTACACCCGCAATGCTGCGATCGCTGGCGTGATACAAGTTCGGATCGAGCCGGAATTGATCACCGCTTAGTCCGAGTTCCTTCGCGAAGAAGCGCGCGGTGGTCTGCGCACGATTGGCATCGCTGCTCACGATCAACTGCACCGGCTCGTTGCGCTGCTTGAAGAAACGCGCCATTGCCGGCGCATCGCGCAGGCCACGTTCGTTCAACGGACGCTCATGATCGCTCTGGCCCGGATCGGCCCATGAGCTCTTGGCGTGGCGGCAGAGGTAGAGGGTGCGCATGGGGGCTTGTGGTCAGAAGCGGGTCAAGGGTAACGAGATTGCTTCGCAAGATCGCCGTTGGCGATCATGCTCGCAATGACTCATTCAGCCAGAGAGCAGCCAGATGAAACCAACCGTATCATGAAGCACTCCGGCTGGCGGTCAGCCACGCATCGAAGACCACGCGCAAAGAGGCGTAGCTGCCTGCGATGATCGCCGGCAGCTCTTGGCGCGTGGCCCAGCGCGCCTGGTCGATGTCCTCTTCGTGCTGCGCGATGAGCGGCTCGAGCGAGGAGCCCTGCATGCGGAACCAATCCGTGCGCTTCAGCCAGGGGCGGCCCTTCTCGGTGTAGGTGTGCCAGGTGCTGGGCAAGGGCGATAGGATGCGCAGCTGCTTCAGCCCGCACTCCTCCTGCACTTCGCGCACGGCGGCTTCTTCGCTGCTCTCGCCTTTGTCGAGCTTGCCTTTGGGAAGGTCCCAGTGCCCGCGCCGATGGATCACGAGCAAGCGGCCGCTTTCATCCTGCACCGCACCGCCGGCCGCCACCACCGGCGCATGCATGCTGCTGAACGAGCGCCACGCATCGAAGCCGCTGGCGCTGAAGAGCAGCAGTCCCTTCACTTCGGCATGGCCCAAGGCGCCGACCGCGCGCTCCACCTCGGCATCGCGGCCGGCATTCACCAGCAGCCAATGCTCGCGCACGGCCTCGTCAGGCGCCGCTGTGGATATCTCCACCGGCTTCCCTCCTACCCACACCGCATACTTTCGCCGCATGGCATCACCGTTGGATCCGTCGCTGAAGGTGGCACAATTCCTTCTCCAGATCAAGGCCGTCAAACTTAGCCCCAAGAAGCCCTTCACCTGGGCCAGCGGCTGGAAGAGCCCGATCTACTGCGACAACCGCAAGATCCTCTCCTACCCGGCGGTGCGCACCTACATCCGCCAGCAATTCGTGCATGTGATCAACAGCGAGTTCGGCCGGCCCGACATGATCGCGGGCGTGGCCACCGGCGGCATCGCGCACGGCGCATTGGTGGCGCATGACCTCGGCCTGCCCTTCATCTACGTGCGCAGCGGCGCCAAGGACCACGGCATGAAGAATCAGGTGGAAGGCGACCTGACCGTGGGCCGCAGCGTGGTGGTGGTGGAAGACCTGGTGAGCACCGGCAAGAGCAGCCTCAACGCGGTGGACGCCCTGCGCGAGGCCGGCTGCGAAGTGAAGGGCATGGTGAGCATCTTCACCTACGGCTTCGATGAGGCCACGAAGGCCTTCGCGAAGGCCAAGGTGCCCTTGCACTCGCTCACCAACTACAGCGTGCTGGTTGACCAAGCCCTGCAAGACGAGTACATCACCGAGAAGGACCTGCTGCCGTTGAATGAGTGGAGGAAGGATCCGGCGGGGTGGGGCGTGGTGAAGGCGTGAGATAGCTCCATGCAGGTAATGGGACCGCTTCGCTAGCCCTCCTTCGTCGGGCTAGCTCGCGGTGACCGGTTTCAACACAAGACTCCAATGACAACTATCGAAAGCAAGAAAGTCACCATCGCGAAACCGGCAGCCGAGCTGCACGCCTTCCTGCAGGACATGAACAACTTCCAGCAGCTGCTGCCCACCAGCCGCATCAGCGATTGGCAAAGCGATGGCAAGAGCTGCTCCTTCAAGGTGCAGGGCGCCGCCACCATCGGCCTCGCGCTCGACGGCGGCGAAGCCCCCTCACTGGTGAAGATGAAGGCCACCGAGCGCAGCCCCTTCCCCTTCACGCTCGACGTGCACCTGAACGAAGCCAACGGCACCACCACGCTCCACCAGGTCTTCAACGCGGACCTCAATCCCTTCATCAAGATGATGGTGGAGAAGCCGCTCGGCAACCTCTTCGATCACATCGTGGAGAGGATGAAGGAGGTGCATGGGTAGGTAGAGGGAGCGCATCGAGGTATCACCCCGGCTCACGCGCCCAATGCACGAAGTGCCTCGTACACCAGGAATGCTGGCCACACCACGGCTTTGAGCAAGCCCAAGGCCCCCATCCAGAAACCCGTGGCGTGCGCGATGTAATAGATGGCCGCACCAACGAAGCCCAAGCCGTACACCGCGCCACTAGGCCCTTGCTGCTGTATCCGCTCTTTCATGGCTGCTGTTTGCTGGTGTGAACTTCGGCAGGGCGCCGCACCGCGCGACTGACGAATGTCAGGAGGGAGAGGGAGATGATGCGGACAAGATCCTGCTGAGCCGCTTCGAGGTGGTGAAGCGCGGCAGCCTCATCGGCTAGCTGAACCCGCCGAAGAACCTGGGTGCCTTCGTTACCAACCGCAGCGGCCGCGTAGCCCTGCAGTGGAAGCGCGAGGACGGTGCCGACATGCACCATGTGTTCATGAGCACCACGGCCGAGCCCTTCAACTGGCAGCTCATCGGCGCCACCAGCAAGAGCCGCTTCAATGCGGACAGCCTGGAGCCGGGCACCTTCTACTTCTTCGCCGTGAGCGCCCTGGGCACCGCTGGCGAGAGCAGCAAGAGCGAGCCCTGCCGCGCCATGGCCGCGTAAGGCGCCACTGCCCGCGCGACCTGCCTGCCGCGCAATACTGGACATACTCTCCGAAGGACATCCGCCCCGGCGCGCAAGCGTTGGGGCGG
Coding sequences within it:
- a CDS encoding NUDIX domain-containing protein, producing the protein MRRKYAVWVGGKPVEISTAAPDEAVREHWLLVNAGRDAEVERAVGALGHAEVKGLLLFSASGFDAWRSFSSMHAPVVAAGGAVQDESGRLLVIHRRGHWDLPKGKLDKGESSEEAAVREVQEECGLKQLRILSPLPSTWHTYTEKGRPWLKRTDWFRMQGSSLEPLIAQHEEDIDQARWATRQELPAIIAGSYASLRVVFDAWLTASRSAS
- a CDS encoding SRPBCC family protein; its protein translation is MTTIESKKVTIAKPAAELHAFLQDMNNFQQLLPTSRISDWQSDGKSCSFKVQGAATIGLALDGGEAPSLVKMKATERSPFPFTLDVHLNEANGTTTLHQVFNADLNPFIKMMVEKPLGNLFDHIVERMKEVHG
- a CDS encoding fibronectin type III domain-containing protein — its product is MSTTAEPFNWQLIGATSKSRFNADSLEPGTFYFFAVSALGTAGESSKSEPCRAMAA
- a CDS encoding orotate phosphoribosyltransferase; amino-acid sequence: MASPLDPSLKVAQFLLQIKAVKLSPKKPFTWASGWKSPIYCDNRKILSYPAVRTYIRQQFVHVINSEFGRPDMIAGVATGGIAHGALVAHDLGLPFIYVRSGAKDHGMKNQVEGDLTVGRSVVVVEDLVSTGKSSLNAVDALREAGCEVKGMVSIFTYGFDEATKAFAKAKVPLHSLTNYSVLVDQALQDEYITEKDLLPLNEWRKDPAGWGVVKA
- a CDS encoding histidine phosphatase family protein, with the translated sequence MRTLYLCRHAKSSWADPGQSDHERPLNERGLRDAPAMARFFKQRNEPVQLIVSSDANRAQTTARFFAKELGLSGDQFRLDPNLYHASDRSIAGVVANLPDDADRVMLFGHNPGFTEVVEYFASEGPANMPTCGLVRI